The proteins below come from a single Maridesulfovibrio frigidus DSM 17176 genomic window:
- a CDS encoding glycine betaine ABC transporter substrate-binding protein: MKTCLIRLFVLLVLVLTIPTSASAAEKIKFGAPLWPGVTPKTHIVAQIISAMGYQSELIEVGPPVIYKSMGFNDMDIFLGGWTPQQDPMLDPQVKAGKVVKVRSNLSDALIGVCVSDAAYEGGIKSLDDVHKYPEKFGKTIYNIEAGTGMHTAMESILKDNVGQLGDWEHVGTATSVMLAGVTSRINKGDWVVFGCWKPHWMDVEMDIHFLKGIPGSEAMISGSSVYTVTRGGFAADYPEIQKLLENFSITSQTQSEWISEYSYKNNPADQVASKWISANLDQVKGWLKNVKTIDGKDAFEAVKAKYAKQ, encoded by the coding sequence ATGAAGACCTGCTTAATCAGGCTTTTCGTATTACTTGTACTTGTTTTAACTATCCCTACAAGTGCAAGTGCAGCAGAGAAAATTAAATTCGGTGCTCCGTTATGGCCCGGTGTGACCCCAAAGACACACATAGTCGCCCAGATAATTTCAGCCATGGGCTACCAAAGTGAACTGATCGAAGTAGGCCCTCCAGTTATTTACAAAAGCATGGGTTTTAATGACATGGATATATTTCTCGGCGGCTGGACCCCGCAGCAGGACCCCATGCTCGACCCACAAGTCAAGGCAGGAAAAGTCGTTAAGGTTCGCTCCAATCTCAGCGATGCTCTAATTGGCGTATGTGTGTCCGACGCAGCATACGAGGGCGGAATAAAATCCTTGGATGATGTACACAAATACCCAGAAAAATTTGGTAAGACTATATACAATATCGAAGCTGGCACAGGTATGCACACCGCCATGGAATCAATTCTCAAGGATAATGTAGGTCAACTAGGTGACTGGGAACACGTGGGAACTGCCACCTCAGTAATGCTCGCCGGAGTCACCAGCCGTATCAATAAAGGCGACTGGGTTGTTTTCGGTTGCTGGAAACCGCACTGGATGGATGTTGAAATGGATATCCATTTCCTTAAAGGTATTCCCGGAAGCGAAGCCATGATCTCTGGTAGTAGCGTCTATACCGTTACCCGCGGAGGCTTCGCCGCTGATTACCCAGAAATTCAGAAACTGCTCGAAAACTTTTCCATCACATCCCAAACCCAAAGTGAATGGATTAGCGAGTATAGTTACAAAAATAATCCCGCCGACCAAGTAGCATCCAAATGGATCTCCGCCAATCTCGACCAAGTCAAAGGCTGGCTCAAGAACGTCAAAACTATTGATGGCAAAGATGCATTCGAAGCGGTCAAGGCTAAATACGCAAAACAGTAA
- a CDS encoding PPC domain-containing DNA-binding protein, translated as MEYNNYGSKILVRLDPGEEIIACLSDICRKENIELGCVSGIGAINKATVGLFNPETKKYFSTTLEKYFEITSLTGNISRMNGDVYLHLHATLSDIDYNAFGGHLNAATVSATAEIWIDVVSGAVGREFSEEIGLNLLKY; from the coding sequence ATGGAATACAATAATTATGGTTCTAAAATTCTCGTGAGATTAGATCCGGGCGAAGAAATTATTGCATGCTTAAGTGATATTTGTCGCAAGGAAAATATTGAACTCGGCTGTGTTTCTGGAATCGGAGCTATTAACAAAGCTACTGTTGGATTGTTTAATCCTGAAACAAAGAAATATTTTTCAACGACTCTGGAGAAATATTTCGAAATTACGAGTCTGACTGGCAATATCTCGAGAATGAACGGAGATGTATATTTGCACTTACACGCAACTCTGAGTGACATAGATTACAACGCATTTGGCGGACATCTAAATGCAGCAACAGTTAGCGCAACCGCTGAGATTTGGATTGATGTAGTTTCGGGCGCAGTCGGTAGAGAATTTAGTGAAGAGATTGGTTTGAATCTGCTGAAATATTAA